From Polaribacter butkevichii, a single genomic window includes:
- the aroQ gene encoding type II 3-dehydroquinate dehydratase: MKLLILNGPNLNLLGKREPEIYGSQTFEDYFRTLQLQYNDVELSYFQSNSEGAIIDKLHEVGFSFDGVVINAGAYTHTSVAIADAISGITTPVVEVHISNVHNRETFRHKSYLSPVCKGVILGFGLKSYELGIESFL; the protein is encoded by the coding sequence ATGAAGCTACTTATACTAAACGGACCTAATTTAAATTTATTAGGAAAAAGAGAACCAGAAATTTATGGTTCACAAACTTTTGAAGATTATTTTAGAACTCTTCAATTACAATATAATGATGTAGAGTTGTCTTATTTTCAGTCGAATAGTGAAGGAGCTATCATCGATAAATTGCACGAAGTTGGTTTTAGTTTTGATGGCGTTGTTATTAATGCAGGTGCTTATACACATACTTCTGTAGCTATTGCAGATGCTATAAGTGGTATTACAACACCAGTTGTAGAGGTGCATATTTCTAATGTACATAATAGAGAAACTTTTAGACATAAATCTTATTTATCTCCGGTTTGTAAAGGGGTTATTTTAGGTTTTGGTTTAAAGAGTTATGAATTAGGAATTGAGAGTTTTTTGTAG